A section of the Pristiophorus japonicus isolate sPriJap1 chromosome 4, sPriJap1.hap1, whole genome shotgun sequence genome encodes:
- the ankrd9 gene encoding ankyrin repeat domain-containing protein 9 — protein sequence MPWDIANSYRCQKRCKKSSFAFYQAVRDLLPVWMLEEMRTMEVFHWEESGRMSTYSPSEALLYALVHDHQQYGQYLLAKHPQAALAAPSKSFCCCQASAPHLAMAVRYNRVATLARILSSLRVFPDSERSAYINRRGCVHVESGKTPLHLACELARAECLSLLLAHGSSPYITDCSGNTALDTLLGQLSDSDLDTHRKNICLHNLLLFMPELKFKMQAGLKENGSLWQSLLGTDIFQWLSGFSPPPLFIKAMQTLIGTIAPEKFPEGLNELPISHLLKPLDFKLTAEGTAQSNCYNFKML from the coding sequence ATGCCCTGGGACATCGCGAACTCCTACCGCTGCCAGAAGCGCTGCAAGAAATCCTCCTTCGCTTTCTACCAGGCGGTGCGGGACCTGCTGCCCGTCTGGATGCTGGAAGAGATGCGGACGATGGAGGTGTTTCACTGGGAGGAGAGCGGGCGGATGAGCACCTACTCGCCGTCCGAAGCCCTCCTCTACGCCCTGGTGCACGACCACCAGCAGTACGGCCAGTACCTGCTGGCCAAACACCCGCAGGCAGCGCTGGCCGCGCCCAGCAAGAGCTTCTGCTGCTGCCAGGCCTCGGCCCCGCACCTCGCCATGGCCGTGCGCTACAACCGCGTCGCCACCCTGGCGCGGATACTGAGCAGCCTGCGAGTCTTTCCGGACAGCGAGCGCTCGGCTTACATCAACCGCAGGGGCTGTGTGCATGTGGAGAGTGGCAAGACGCCACTGCACTTAGCGTGCGAGCTGGCCAGGGCCGAGTGCCTGAGCTTGTTGCTCGCACACGGCTCGTCTCCTTACATTACAGACTGCAGTGGCAACACAGCCCTGGACACATTGCTCGGCCAACTGAGTGACAGCGACCTGGACACGCACCGGAAGAACATCTGCCTGCACAATCTCTTGCTTTTTATGCCAGAGCTGAAGTTTAAAATGCAAGCGGGGCTGAAGGAGAACGGGAGCCTCTGGCAGAGTTTACTTGGGACGGATATCTTTCAGTGGCTCTCCGGCTTCAGCCCTCCTCCCCTGTTTATAAAGGCCATGCAAACTTTAATCGGGACCATTGCTCCCGAGAAATTCCCAGAGGGACTAAACGAATTGCCGATATCGCATCTGCTGAAACCTTTGGACTTTAAACTGACTGCAGAGGGCACTGCTCAATCAAATTGTTACAACTTTAAAATGCTGTAG